A segment of the Echinicola strongylocentroti genome:
AGTCGTTTCACTTTAGTTTTCGGCATAACCGTAGCGGTGCTACGCTAATGCCTCCAAACTAACTGATTTTCTTGCAATTTCAGCTCTCACTACGATTCCTAACGCATAATCCGGGTTTAAGCGTTGACTTGACCCTAGGCTACTGCGGTTTCCAATGTGCAAATCGGGGCAAAGTGCCAGCGGCACGATAAATTTAGTAACCTGCGGATTCATCCGCAGGAGCTTAAGCTCTCCTCAACCTCCCGAAGGAGTGCCATCGGCACGGATGATAGCTATGCCTACACGAAAAGGGTTTCCCTTCAAAACACTAAGCGCGTTTGCCCTGCGGATTTTCTTGTTTTGTGGTAGAAAATGGTAACCTTGATTAGTTGGGGGAAGGTGCGACGGTGTCCATTTGGAAGTATTTTTCCATAAGAAAAAGGTTTCATGAAAACATAGGCTGTGCTTGCTGAGATGTTCCCTTGTTGACCAATACCTTGAATGTAGACGAGGCTGCGGAGCTAACCAGAACCCCGGTTGATCAAATTTGGGACTTTGTTTACGCAGAGTTAACAGACATAGAGGATGTTCTTCCACCCGATTATTCGGATCCAAATGACAAAGGAAGGGTAACCTTGGGGGCAGCCCTAGCATTAAAGGCAAGAGCCATGCTTTATGCCGGAAGACATACTGAAGCAGCTGCGGCGGCTAAGCAGGTCATGGATCTTAATGTTTATTCATTACATCCAAGCTATGCAGATTTATTTAGTTATGGAGGTCAGGGTAATAGTGAGGTGATTTTTGACCATCAGTATTCCAAGGATATTTTCAGTTACCCATTTTATCAGCAGAACGGTCCACTGGGGATTAATGCTCAAGGTAATATGGCAGTGACCAGAAATTTGGTGGATGCTTACCCAACAGCAAATGGCCTACCCATAACTATGGATAATGCGTATAATGAATTTGACCCATACAGAAATAGGGATCCAAGATTAGCTGCCACTGTTTACCTGCCAGCATTCTCTGACGCTATTCCAGGAGACATGTTAGATGATGGTTCCGAAGATTTTGATCCAAGACCAGGATCGGGTACTGCTGATGAAATCAATGTGGATTACCAAAGAACAAAAACAGGATTTGGAGTTAGGAAATACTTGCAAGAAGAAGATTATACTGACCGTACCAATTGTGGAACTAACTTTATATTAATTCGATACGCTGATGTCCTGTTGATGTATGCTGAAGCCATGCTAGAATCCAATCAAGTAGATGCAAGTGTATATGACGCTTTGGACGAGGTGAGGGCTAGAGTAGGGTTTCCGGCATTGACTAGAGGTCAATCGATGGATGACTTACGGGAGATCATCAGGAATGAAAGAATGGCGGAGTTTGGACTGGAAGGTTTACGTCTTTTTGATATCAGGAGATGGAGGATAGCCGAAGATGTCATGACCGGAACAATTCCCGGTTTTAGATATATTGAGCCGGGAGAGTCCGACATTGTAGAATATGATTATCCAGGGGTAGTTCGTGTGTTTGATCCTGCCAGGGATTACCTATGGCCAATACCATTTTCGGAAACCACATTAAATTCGAACCTATCCCAAAATGACGGATACTAATCCTAATATTTATAAAATTTAACCCGGATTCAAAGGCGTTGAGAAAGTAAGGTAAGGTAGCCAACTTATTAAAGAACCACACTAGATACATAGGGTACAATAGTGAAAATGCGGTAATTAATAAACCCGAGGTAAGTCCTTGGGAATGTGAAAAAAACTCCTATTTCGCCATACCAAATTCAACGATATAGAAGCCTTCCGGAGTTAGAGGGAAATATGCATTCGCTTATCAATTAAAAAAAAATCAAGGTGTTGATGAAAAGTCAATAAACGGATATTCGATTATGCGCTTTCTTGCCAGTAGATTTTATGTCTCACAGAACGCACAGAATACTCAGAATGAAATAAGGCCTTTCTGAGAATTCAGCGGTTTATGTGAGCAACTATTTACTATTTCTGTGATTACTAGTGTCATTGCGGATTTACATAGACGAATATTAGTTGTATCAAAATGTGTATTGGTATTTTGGAGGGGAGTAGTTGAATAGGGCAAAACCGGAAAGTTGCATTTATGAAAAACAACTTTCCGGTGTTAAGGGGTTTAAGCATTAACAAGGGGTTCTCCTACTGTTGTTTGGGATACACCTTTTCATATTCTTCCAGTTCAGCTGGAGTTTTCTCTTTTAGCTTGCGGGGAGGAAGGTCAGTACGCTGCTCAATGGCAGAGGCTGCTTCATCGGTAAACGAATTGTTTCCCTGATTATCCTTGACAAGATAAAAGGCATCATAAAGCTTTCCGGTGGCCGTATGGGCACGGTAGGTCAACTTATTGTCCTTGATGGTGATGAACTGGTAGAGTTGGGTTTCCGAAGCGGCCCGGTCCATCCATTTATCGGTGGTCAGCTCGTACATTTTTGGACCACTGACAGAGACTACGTATACTGGGCCCTTTCCCTTACCGGGTTTGCCGGAGACTCCCGTAGACAGGTTGTGTCCCCGACCATAGGTATGGTCATGGCCCTGCAATACCAAATCCACACCGTAAGCTTCGAACAAGGGTTGGAAGGTTTCCCGGAATTCCTCGTTGTCCCTTCCTGAGCTGGATGAGTAAATGGGATGGTGGAAGGTAATGATCGTCCAGTCCTGGGTGTTTTCCTGAAGGATCCTTTCCAGCCATTCCTTTTGCCTGTGACGTGAGCTGTCGTTCAGTACGATTTCCTGTGAATTGAGCGAAATGATCCTGGCATTGCCATAGTCGGTATAGTAGACCGTTTCCTCAAAACCCGTTGGGCCGTTGAGTGGAAGGTTGAACTGCTTTCTCCAATGGATATCGAGCACTAGTTCCCCATTCTCGTTCCGGTCATATTCGTGGTTACCGGGAGTAGGTATACTGGGGATCATGGCATGGACGAAGCCACCGGCATGGTTCCATTCGCCCCATTCCGTATCGGCATGTGTTCGGTTGATCAGGTCACCGGCATGGAGCATAAATGCGGCATCGGACATGGAGCTGTAGGCCTGCCTGATCACCCTGGACCAACGGGATTTGAGGTCGTTTTGGGCGTCTCCAAAATAGATAAAGGAAAATCCCCCTGGTTCTTCTGGTGCAGTTTTGAAGTGGAACCACTCGCTCCAGTGGTTCTCAAAACCCACCCGGTAGGCATATAGCGTTCCGGGTGTCAGGTTATCGAAGGAAACGGTATGGTAAAGCGAGCTATCACCCTCCTGAACCAGCAACTCCGCTGTAGAAGGATAGCTTTTTGCAGACTCTTCGAGATGGGGAGAGTCGGGAGCTACCGTAATCTCGGCAGTCCCCTGTGGAACCTGTGTGTTGGTCCTCCAGGAAACCGCCTGGCTGTGGCGAGGGTCGCCGTTCCAGGTCAGTACGATCCGGTCCGGAAAAGGGCTGGGGGCAAAATCCTGGGCAGTTAATTGCCCAAGGCCCATTAAAAGGGCAAGGATGGTTAGGAGTGAAATTGACTTCATGTTGTTTTATTCAATTATTGATCAGTAGGTTTTAAATCTCAGACCCACCTGTCCCCATCTACCGTAAACGGCGTCGTTTTGGGGACGCCCGTCCCGATAGATGTCTGAAATGGGTTCGTTGGTAAGGTTATTGACCCCTACAAAAAGGCTCAACCGTTCGGTAAGCTGCTGGGAGGCAGAGAAATCCAGTTGGTTTCTGCCCTTCTCCTGAAGGTCGTTATCAGGGTTTTCAGCCAGTTCGGAATTGAAGGTGCCGTAAAAGTACATGGAAATCCTGCCAGAAAAACCGAATTTTTCATAGGAGACGGATACATTGCCTACATGGGGACGCATTTCAGGAAGCTTAACGGTTCTTGTAGATTGTGCCCCGGGGATTTCAAACTCACTGTTTACATAAGTGTAGTTGGCATAGATGCCCAACCCATTCCAGACACCAGGGAGGAAGGTAAGTTGCTGCTGCCAAGCTAGCTCAAATCCCCTTGCAATGGCATTGGCACCGTTGACCGTCTGGTTGATCGTATAACCGTCATATGTGCCGTCTTCTTGGATGTAGGAGCTTTCGTAGATATAGTCGTTGATGTTTTTTATAAATACGCCCCCTGACAGGATGCCCACCGATTTGAAATAATGTTCAAAAAGGATATCGTAATTGACGGCAGTGGATTGGATCAGGTCTGGATTGCCCATTTTGACACGGCTTCTTCGGGTTTCCACTTCTTCCCAAGGGACTAGGTCGTAATAACTAGGCCGGGAAAGGGACCTTGTTACCGCGCCCCTGATATTGGTCCTGCTGCCAATGGCATAACGGAGGTTGATCGATGGAAACCATCCGTCGAAGGTCCGGTCGGTCGATGCAGGAGAAGTGCTTACATAATTGCCCTGGTCATCAAAGTTCACGCGGTTACCCTCATAGTCAAAGCCTGTCTTTTCATAACGTATCCCTGTAATCACTTGAAGATCATTGATATTGAGCTCGGTCATGGCATAGGCGGCGGCAAGGTACTCGGTTCCCTCGAAGGAATCCGGATCTGTATTTTGGCGGGTATAGGTCTCGTTGTCACTGAACAGCTCGGGGTGCTCGTTGTAATATTCCTCCATGGCCTCTGCCTCCGGAAAACGCCCCATATTATAGGCGCCTTCATAATGGTCCTCCTTGCTATATCCAGAAAGATAGTCGCTCAGGACAAAATTTCCTTCGTCCAGGTCATGGAGAAAATAGTTTCTGGACCGGTCGTTGTACTTGAGTTTCCCGCGTCCACCAAATTTCACATTTCCTTTGTGCTTTCCCAATTGATAGGGTTTGCTGATGTTCAGGGTCAGCTGGCCATCTCGGTCAAGGGATTTGTCATGGCGGTTGATATACCTGCTCGTGGTGAATTCATCTGTATCATAGGGATCTGCTTCGCTGAATTCAAATTGCGGGGTGACGGGATCTTGCAGGTTCAGGCCCGCAGAGAGACCGTTGCGTTCAAAAGCAGCACTGTAATAGATCGGTTGGTCGTATTTTCCTTGTGAAAGAGTAAGGTCATACTCCACCTTCATGTCACCGAAATAGCTTTTTCCTCCCAATGATGCCTGCAAAAGATTCTTGTGGTAATCCCTCCAGTTGCCCGATTGGGTGATGCGAAGATCCTGTACTTGGTCAGCACTGGTGTATTCGCCGATATTGAAGATGCGCTCCAAGCGGTTTTGGATTTCATAGTACAGGTTATAGGAACCTCGGAGATAAAGCTCTGACCTGTCATTCGGGTAATATTTGAACTCACCGTTGATGGCCAGGTTGTCCCGTTTGATCTCATAGCCGTCAAGGTCGAGGTTGCTCAGGTAAGTGGATTCGGTACCGTTTACGGTATAGGTGTCGTAATCCTTTTCTACACGGTCTTCTCCCCGCCAGTTGCGGGCATAACTTGCACCAATGATGTAGCTGGTCTTGCCCTTTCGCTCACCAAAGGTCAGGCCAGCATCATAAGTGGCCTTGTTTACCAGGCCGTTGTATCCTCCGGCCAGTTTTGCATCGAATAGCTTTTCGTCCTTGGCGGGGGACTTGGTGATGATGTTTACCGCGCCACCTGTGCCATCTGCATCCCTGTCTGGGGTCAAGGTCTTGATGACCTCAATGCTCTCAATGGAATTGGCAAGAATGCCGTTCAGGTCGGTGTCCCTTCCTCCCGCACCGGTGGATGGCAGACGTGTGCCATTAAGGGTCATTGAACTAAGGTCCTGGCTCAGTCCCCGGATGATGATGTCTCGCGGGATGCCATAGCTGTAGCCTACCGCCACGCCGGGAACCCGTTGGAGGGACTCACTGACGGTAAGGTCGGGAAAGCGTTCGATCTGCTCCTGCGACATGACATATTTGATGTTCTCGGCATTTTTCATGCTGTTGAGTGCCTTTACTTCTCCACGCCTGATACCGGTAATGGTGACACCATCCAATTCGCTGACAGTGGAATTCAACTGGACCTTGATTTCAGCGGTCTCCTCGGGGAAGATGGATACATTTTTTTCTGCAGGTTCATATCCCATGTAGCTGATCAGCAGGGTTTGGGTGCCGGTGGGGACTTCAGGAAAATAGAACTTGCCCTGCTCATTGGTCAAGGTATATTTATCGGATCCCTTGAAATGGACCGTGGCGTAGGGAAGGGGCATGTGGTCGGGAAGTCCCGTGACGGTTCCCTTTAGGCTTCCCGTAGCAGGGAGGGATTTGCTGTGCCGAACCACGGCAATCTGATCGGAAACTACCTTGTAGTCAAGCCCATTGGGCAGGAGCACCCTGTCAAGTACCTGGGACAGGGGAGTGGTCGATACCGAAAGGGAGATATGCTTTTCAAGGCCCGGCAATTGATTGTTGTAAATAAAGCCGATCTGGTAATCCTTATCGATTTGATCCAGAACGGCTCGCAAGGGTTGGTCAGCAACTGAAACGGAGACTTCCTTGTTCAAAAGGCCAATAGCCCCTGCTTGGGAGGTAAAAGGATGGCTCAGGAACAAAAACATTGCTCCAACTATCATGGCAATGCTCTTTTTTGTAATTAATTTCATAATTTTGACAAAGTTTTAAATTGGAATGATTTGAAACGGATGCTTTGTACAAAGCGAGGTGCTGGATGTGGTGCAAACACGTCCGGCACTCTTTTTTTTGGTGTTACATAGGCGTTGTTTTTTGGATCAGCAATTATGGCCATACAGGTGTACTTTTTTACCCTCTATTTTATATTCTATGGCCAGGGTGGTGGCCAGTAGTTCCATCAATGCGGACAGGGACTGTTTTTTGACCCTTCCCGACAATTGGCAGTTCTTGAGCTGTTCGTCATGGAAGATGAACCTGACACCGAACCTCCTTTCCAATGTCCCGGCAAGCGTCCCCATGGTCATCTGATCCAAAAAGTACTCCTCGTTTCTCCAGGAACTGTACCTTTCGGCATTTACGGATGCTTTGGCCATGGGGGAGTCGCTGTCTTCTAGGATCGCCTGTTCGTTTGGATAAAGGATCATTTCCTTCTTGGTTTGGGAGGAGGAAGCAGCAGTGGTTTGTTGTACCAGTACCTTGCCCGTGGAAACCGTTATGGCGGTAGGGTCCCTGTGATAAGCAGCAATATTAAATGAAGTGCCCAGCACAGTGGTCGTCATCATTGGGGTACTGACCACAAAAGGACGTGAAGCATCGGGCTGGACCTCGAAAAAGGCTTCCCCGAGCAAGGTAACCTGCCGTGATCCGGAAGGGAAATGTTTGGGGTAGCTTACCGTACTTCCTGCATTAAGCCAAATGATGGAGCCGTCTTCCAACTGGATCGTGGAAGTCTGTCCAAATGAGGTGGTTTTCTCGACCATCTCCAAGGCAGGGCTTTTGTGTAGGGAAGCATACAAAATATAGGAAACGGCCAAAGCCAGCAACAGTGACGCGGCGATATTGACCAATGGTAAACGACGGGTGGTTTTGCTGGAGATAGGCCGAGGTTTTATGCGGTTTTTGACCTCCTCTTTTTTGCCCATAAGATGCGTGTCCCACTGGGTGGTCCGTTGGGATTCCATTTCATAGAATTCCTCTACCAGTTTTTTCCGGTTTTCAGGTAACGTTCCCTTCAGGTAATTTTCTAATAATTGCTGTTCTTTGCTCTTCATGGTGCTTGCCCTGTTCACCTATATAGACCGGCTTGGCAGGCAATGCACTCATGGGAAAAAGCGGATTTAACCATTGTTTAACCTAGGTAACCTTTCCTTAATACCAGCCATTGGAAATATGCCAGCACAATAGATAGGGAAGGACTTCACGGAGGTGTTTGATGGCGCGGTACAATTGGTTCTCCACGGTCCGGTTGCTGAGCATGAGTTTTTTGGCGATTTCGCTGTTGGACATGTTGTTGAACCTACTGAGGATAAAAATTTCCCTGCACCTTTCGGGAAGGTGCTCCAAGGAGTCCAACACCTGGCTTTCCAGCTCCTTTGCATCCATCTCGTCTTCTGCATGGTAGAGTAGTTCCAATGTCGAAATGGTATTGAGATGGCGTGTCTCCAGCTTTTGTTTGGCAAGAATCTTAAAGGCACCGTTGCGGGCGCTTGTCTGGAGGTAGCTGTTGAAATGGTTGATCTGGATGGTATCCCTGTTTTGCCATATTTTCAAAAAAACATCCTGGACAATATCCTCGCTGGTGGCAGGGTCACGAAGCAGGCTGAAAGACTTTAGGTACAGCGTTTCCCAATGCCTGTTGAACAGCTCGTCAAAAGCAAAGGTGTTTCCCTCTTTTATAAGGACTAGCAGTTCCTGGTCTGAATAATGGTCAAAGGGCATGGGTGGGTGCTTTATTCCACCAAATAAAGCATATAGTTTTCACACAAATTGCTTTTGACCAGTTAAGGTTTTATTAAAGATTTATTTTTTTGGTGTAAGGGGGGAATCATAAAACATTAAAATTATCTGCTTTTTTTAAAGGTCATATAAGAATAAATATTCGAAATAGAATAGTTTATTGTTATGTAATATCAGCATGTTATGTAATTAAATGTCTCTATACTGATATTATTTTTGCTTATATATTGCTTTTGTTTACAGTTAAATATAAAATATGTTTCGTTAACTTATTATTAAATTTTCAATTTATATATTACCGATAACGATTACTACAATAAAGTTTGCGGATTTTAAGAGTATTCAACCAGTTGCCCGATCTTAAAATCAATCTAACCATAAATTTTAATTGGCATGTCTACTCAGAAATTGTCGGAACATGACTGTGTTAAATGGTCGGAATCTTCACGTGAAGATGATAGTAATAAGTACGGTCATATGACCGATGCGGAACTCTGGGAAATCTTTAGGAGTGGGGATGAAAGTGCCTTTGTACATATATACAATATGTATTTTGAGGAGCTATGTCATTATGGGGTACAATATGTCCAGCTCCCAATTGTAGAGGATTGTGTCCAAGACTTATTTGTAGACCTAAGAAGGAAAAGAGGGAAACTTCCCGCCATTAAAAAGACAATAAGGCTATTTCTATTTCAGGCGTTGAAGCATAGGATATTTAATGTATTGAAAAAGAATTCGCCGGAATATCGTTCTGAGATGACAGGTTGCAAATTTGGTGTAACTGTCTCCCACGAGTCACTTTTGATCATGAACCAGCAGCAAAAAGAAACCCTCCAAAAATTGGAAAAAGCTCTTTCCAGTCTCAGTGAAAAGCACCGAGAAGTAATCTACCATTATTTTTATAAAGGAATTGGGTACGAAGAGCTAAAAGAAATTATGGGATATGACCATGTTAAATCAGCCAGAAATATGGTTTATAAAATCGTCACTGTACTGAAAAGGGTGATTACTCTAACCAGTACGGCAATGATTATATTTTTATCATAAGGAAAAATAAATTTATTTTTTTCATATCAATGTGATGTCATTCTTAAGTTCTACTTGTCTATAGGTTAAAAGGACAAGTAACGGTGAAGAAAAGTAAATACGACATCAGCTATTTTTTATCGAATCAATATTTTGTTGATTGGGTAAGGCACCCACGACAAGAAAGTGAAGAGTTTTGGGACAATTGGCTTAGAAATCACCCTGAAAGCCAATCCTCATTTC
Coding sequences within it:
- a CDS encoding RagB/SusD family nutrient uptake outer membrane protein, whose translation is MTNTLNVDEAAELTRTPVDQIWDFVYAELTDIEDVLPPDYSDPNDKGRVTLGAALALKARAMLYAGRHTEAAAAAKQVMDLNVYSLHPSYADLFSYGGQGNSEVIFDHQYSKDIFSYPFYQQNGPLGINAQGNMAVTRNLVDAYPTANGLPITMDNAYNEFDPYRNRDPRLAATVYLPAFSDAIPGDMLDDGSEDFDPRPGSGTADEINVDYQRTKTGFGVRKYLQEEDYTDRTNCGTNFILIRYADVLLMYAEAMLESNQVDASVYDALDEVRARVGFPALTRGQSMDDLREIIRNERMAEFGLEGLRLFDIRRWRIAEDVMTGTIPGFRYIEPGESDIVEYDYPGVVRVFDPARDYLWPIPFSETTLNSNLSQNDGY
- a CDS encoding purple acid phosphatase family protein, with the protein product MKSISLLTILALLMGLGQLTAQDFAPSPFPDRIVLTWNGDPRHSQAVSWRTNTQVPQGTAEITVAPDSPHLEESAKSYPSTAELLVQEGDSSLYHTVSFDNLTPGTLYAYRVGFENHWSEWFHFKTAPEEPGGFSFIYFGDAQNDLKSRWSRVIRQAYSSMSDAAFMLHAGDLINRTHADTEWGEWNHAGGFVHAMIPSIPTPGNHEYDRNENGELVLDIHWRKQFNLPLNGPTGFEETVYYTDYGNARIISLNSQEIVLNDSSRHRQKEWLERILQENTQDWTIITFHHPIYSSSSGRDNEEFRETFQPLFEAYGVDLVLQGHDHTYGRGHNLSTGVSGKPGKGKGPVYVVSVSGPKMYELTTDKWMDRAASETQLYQFITIKDNKLTYRAHTATGKLYDAFYLVKDNQGNNSFTDEAASAIEQRTDLPPRKLKEKTPAELEEYEKVYPKQQ
- a CDS encoding TonB-dependent receptor, translated to MKLITKKSIAMIVGAMFLFLSHPFTSQAGAIGLLNKEVSVSVADQPLRAVLDQIDKDYQIGFIYNNQLPGLEKHISLSVSTTPLSQVLDRVLLPNGLDYKVVSDQIAVVRHSKSLPATGSLKGTVTGLPDHMPLPYATVHFKGSDKYTLTNEQGKFYFPEVPTGTQTLLISYMGYEPAEKNVSIFPEETAEIKVQLNSTVSELDGVTITGIRRGEVKALNSMKNAENIKYVMSQEQIERFPDLTVSESLQRVPGVAVGYSYGIPRDIIIRGLSQDLSSMTLNGTRLPSTGAGGRDTDLNGILANSIESIEVIKTLTPDRDADGTGGAVNIITKSPAKDEKLFDAKLAGGYNGLVNKATYDAGLTFGERKGKTSYIIGASYARNWRGEDRVEKDYDTYTVNGTESTYLSNLDLDGYEIKRDNLAINGEFKYYPNDRSELYLRGSYNLYYEIQNRLERIFNIGEYTSADQVQDLRITQSGNWRDYHKNLLQASLGGKSYFGDMKVEYDLTLSQGKYDQPIYYSAAFERNGLSAGLNLQDPVTPQFEFSEADPYDTDEFTTSRYINRHDKSLDRDGQLTLNISKPYQLGKHKGNVKFGGRGKLKYNDRSRNYFLHDLDEGNFVLSDYLSGYSKEDHYEGAYNMGRFPEAEAMEEYYNEHPELFSDNETYTRQNTDPDSFEGTEYLAAAYAMTELNINDLQVITGIRYEKTGFDYEGNRVNFDDQGNYVSTSPASTDRTFDGWFPSINLRYAIGSRTNIRGAVTRSLSRPSYYDLVPWEEVETRRSRVKMGNPDLIQSTAVNYDILFEHYFKSVGILSGGVFIKNINDYIYESSYIQEDGTYDGYTINQTVNGANAIARGFELAWQQQLTFLPGVWNGLGIYANYTYVNSEFEIPGAQSTRTVKLPEMRPHVGNVSVSYEKFGFSGRISMYFYGTFNSELAENPDNDLQEKGRNQLDFSASQQLTERLSLFVGVNNLTNEPISDIYRDGRPQNDAVYGRWGQVGLRFKTY
- a CDS encoding FecR family protein, producing the protein MKSKEQQLLENYLKGTLPENRKKLVEEFYEMESQRTTQWDTHLMGKKEEVKNRIKPRPISSKTTRRLPLVNIAASLLLALAVSYILYASLHKSPALEMVEKTTSFGQTSTIQLEDGSIIWLNAGSTVSYPKHFPSGSRQVTLLGEAFFEVQPDASRPFVVSTPMMTTTVLGTSFNIAAYHRDPTAITVSTGKVLVQQTTAASSSQTKKEMILYPNEQAILEDSDSPMAKASVNAERYSSWRNEEYFLDQMTMGTLAGTLERRFGVRFIFHDEQLKNCQLSGRVKKQSLSALMELLATTLAIEYKIEGKKVHLYGHNC
- a CDS encoding RNA polymerase sigma-70 factor gives rise to the protein MPFDHYSDQELLVLIKEGNTFAFDELFNRHWETLYLKSFSLLRDPATSEDIVQDVFLKIWQNRDTIQINHFNSYLQTSARNGAFKILAKQKLETRHLNTISTLELLYHAEDEMDAKELESQVLDSLEHLPERCREIFILSRFNNMSNSEIAKKLMLSNRTVENQLYRAIKHLREVLPYLLCWHISNGWY
- a CDS encoding RNA polymerase sigma factor; translation: MSTQKLSEHDCVKWSESSREDDSNKYGHMTDAELWEIFRSGDESAFVHIYNMYFEELCHYGVQYVQLPIVEDCVQDLFVDLRRKRGKLPAIKKTIRLFLFQALKHRIFNVLKKNSPEYRSEMTGCKFGVTVSHESLLIMNQQQKETLQKLEKALSSLSEKHREVIYHYFYKGIGYEELKEIMGYDHVKSARNMVYKIVTVLKRVITLTSTAMIIFLS